A single Neospora caninum Liverpool complete genome, chromosome VIIb DNA region contains:
- a CDS encoding GJ17676, related has protein sequence MPGSCFTEDVVLLDGGLGTHLRALGAEFNGDPLWASKAVLVAPDLVRRAHYDFYHAGADVAITATYQASLTGFAKIGLSPSNAHEAVALAINLAAEARQLDEDGDAPACSSAGDERENEGPEARTPEAPSTAGKGGFQEVHARDADRPRRRRNRKIFVSNGSYGSALGGGAEYRGNYGVSEEVFHDYHRWRLQAALELEHLVDGVVFETLPESAEAKAIVSLLREFPSLRGKTWISFTCKSPTQLANGEDFRSAVADVLKLDGRDCYISGIGVNCLPVSTTVPLLCSPPLRDSLAVSLEKSRDPWNLHVVCYPNNEGARNAAATSAKPESPEVCQELVHGAAPRECDLVDRTTASAPTKMTYLAESAPDGQCGHATLPANPSSRDFSLKHPLASQVSAWLKGGVSAVGGCCGTSPEDVKEIGAVLENLRVR, from the exons ATGCCAGGTTCCTGTTTCACAGAAGACGTCGTTCTCCTTGACGGCGGTCTCGGCACTCATTTGCGGGCCTTGGGAGCGGAGTTCAATGGTGATCCGCTGTGGGCAAGCAAAGCAGTTCTGGTG GCCCCGGACCTCGTGCGACGTGCACATTATGACTTCTACCATGCGGGCGCCGACGTCGCCATAACGGCTACCTACCAG GCGTCCCTCACGGGGTTTGCAAAGAtcggtctctctcccagcAACGCACACGaagctgtcgctctcgcgaTCAACCTCGCCGCCGAGGCCCGACAGCTGGATGAAGACGGCGATGCGCCGGCGTGCAGTTCCGCAGGGGACGAGCGGGAGAACGAAGGTCCTGAGGCGCGAACTCCCGAGGCTCCAAGCACTGCGGGGAAGGGCGGATTCCAGGAAGTCCATGCTAGGGACGCCGACCGGCCGAGACGACGGCGGAAC CGCAAGATCTTTGTGAGCAATGGCTCCTATGGCTCAGCTCTGGGCGGGGGCGCTGAATATCGGGGCAACTACGGTGTCTCAGAGGAGGTGTTCCACGACTACCATCGCTGGAG GTTGCAAGCGGCGCTCGAACTGGAGCATCTCGTGGACGGCGTGGTATTTGAAACTCTGCCTGAGAGCGCAGAAGCAAAG GCGATTGTCTCCCTCCTGCGAGAGTTCCCGTCCCTCCGCGGCAAAACTTGGATTTCCTTCACCTGCAA gtcGCCAACGCAATTGGCTAACGGCGAGGATTTCCGATCCGCCGTGGCCGATGTCCTAAAA CTGGATGGGCGGGACTGTTATATCTCGGGCATTGGCGTGAACTGCTTGCCGGTCTCGACGACGGTGCCGCTGCTGtgttcgccgcctctccgcgactccctcgccgtgtctctggAAAAAAGCCGGGATCCGTGGAACCTCCACGTCGTGTGTTACCCTAACAACGAGGGTGCCCGGAACGCTGCGGCAACTTCAGCGAAACCCGAGTCGCCGGAAGTCTGCCAAGAGTTGGTCCACGGTGCTGCCCCACGCGAGTGCGACCTCGTGGATCGGACGACCGCCAGCGCGCCGACAAAAATGACTTACCTTGCTGAATCTGCCCCCGATGGCCAGTGCGGTCACGCGACGTTGCCGGCAAATCCCAGTTCACGAGATTTCAGCCTGAAGCACCCACTCGCATCTCAGGTGTCGGCGTGGCTGAAGGGCGGAGTTTCTGCTgtcggcggctgctgcggtACCAGTCCGGAGGACGTGAAAGAGATCGGCGCCGTTCTCGAGAACCTGCGCGTTCGATAG
- a CDS encoding Uridylate kinase Ura6, related — protein sequence MAAANTVASADTPCGKKPKIVFVLGGPGAGKGTQCELLTKHHEVFHISAGDCLREERQRPNSKDGELIQECIREGRIVPVEITLTLLLKKMLARGWSRIFLIDGFPRNQDNLEGWMSFTKRENLLKKLEQISASDPELALQCKQVMEQLKAEEQAAEGGQTATQENGACAADNNSGVEIAFCLFLDCSEETMEERLLERGKHSGRADDNAAAIKKRFRTYKEETLPIIQYFEKQNKVKAIDAAQSVEQVWSCVDQLFKNL from the exons ATGGCGGCAGCAAACACTGTCGCAAGCGCCGATACCCCCtgcgggaagaagccgaagatC GTTTTTGTATTGGGCGGCCCCGGAGCAGGGAAAGGGACTCAATGCGAACTGCTAACGAAGCACCACGAGGTGTTCCACATTTCTGCTG GCGACTGCCTGCGCGAGGAGCGCCAAAGACCCAACAGCAAGGATGGCGAATTGATTCAGGAATGCATCCGCGAAG GCCGCATTGTCCCCGTGGAGATCACGCTCACGTTGCTTCTGAAGAAGATGCTGGCGCGCGGCTGGTCGCGAATCTTCCTGATCGATGGGTTTCCGCGCAACCAGGACAATCTCGAAGGCTGGATGTCCTTCACCAAGCGCGAGAATCTGCTGAAAAAGTTGGAACAGATCAGCGCCTCCGACCCAGAACTTGCTCTTCAGTGCAAGCAGGTGATGGAGCAGCTCAAGGCCGAAGAACAGGCGGCCGAGGGAGGCCAAACCGCCACGCAAGAGAATGGCGCGTGCGCTGCCGACAACAACAGTGGCGTCGAGATCGCTTTCTGCTTGTTTCTGGACTGTTCGGAGGAAACTATGGAGGAGCGCTTGTTGGAGCGTGGAAAGCACAGCGGCCGTGCAGATGATAACGCGGCAGCCATCAAGAAGAGATTCAGAACGTACAAGGAGGAGACTCTGCCCATTATTCAGTATTtcgaaaaacaaaacaaaGTCAAGGCGATCGATGCGGCGCAATCCGTCGAGCAGGTGTGGAGTTGCGTCGATCAACTGTTTAAGAATCTGTGA
- a CDS encoding putative methionine aminopeptidase, translating to MNREGEYAVLPAHPIPASIPRPPYASSSRGQTDRGFHTSDAPGEIQTPEALEKIRAAAAVAANALKLGLDAAREGVTTEDLDKIVHEYIVSVGAYPAAVNFHNFPKAVCASVNEAVCHGIPDLRPLQDGDIVTLDCTAYVDGFFGDCAGTAMVGNVSEAHRNLVETSKECLDAAVKLLHPGLPIREVGRCVAELAQKRGFSVVREFCGHFIGRKMHLPPLISHVYPNDTQGVFRVGQTFTIEPILCEGAPDLFTWKDGWTIVTQDGGRAAQFEHTILMTPEGAELLTQATI from the exons ATGAACAGGGAGG GCGAATACGCGGTGCTTCCCGCTCACCCGATCCCCGCCTCGATCCCGCGGCCGCCGTACGCCAGCAGTTCCAGGGGACAAACGGACAGAGGCTTCCACACGTCAGACGCACCTGGAGAGATTCAGACTCCCGAAGCTCTGGAGAAAATCCGGGCGGCTGCTGCCGTTGCAGCGAATGCTCTGAAACTCGGCCTCGACGCCGCCCGCGAGG GCGTAACGACCGAGGACCTCGACAAGATCGTGCACGAGTACATCGTCAGTGTTGGGGCGTATCCTGCAGCGGTGAACTTCCACAACTTCCCCAAAGCAGTCTGCGCGTCCGTTAACGAGG CCGTTTGCCACGGGATTCCCgaccttcgtcctctccaaGATGGAGACATCGTCACTTTGGACTGCACTGCCTATGTCGACGGCTTCTTTG GAGACTGCGCAGGCACTGCGATGGTCGGGAATGTTAGTGAGGCTCACCGTAATCTCGTCGAAACGTCCAAG GAGTGTTTGGACGCGGCGGTGAAGCTTCTCCACCCCGGCTTGCCGATCAGGGAGGTCGGTCGATGCGTCGC AGAGCTTGCGCAAAAAAGGGGATTTTCAGTAGTTCGCGAGTTCTGCGGTCACTTCATCGGGCGCAAAATGCACCTACCGCCGTTGATTTCTCACGTCTACC CAAACGATACACAGGGCGTTTTCCGCGTTGGTCAGACCTTCACCATCG AGCCAATTCTCTGCGAAGGCGCTCCAGACCTCTTCACCTGGAAGGACGGGTGGACCATCGTGACCCAAGACGGCGGCCGAGCAGCACAGTTT GAACACACGATCCTAATGACGCCGGAGGGCGCGGAGCTTCTCACCCAGGCGACTATTTGA